The Miscanthus floridulus cultivar M001 chromosome 6, ASM1932011v1, whole genome shotgun sequence genomic interval AGTTGAGTCTCGTTGAGCTCGTTCAGCCGTTTAGCGTGCCCTTCGTGgagcgtcctgcttccccttttatagatgaagggaaagaCGTATgttacacgagagagagagaaaagcgaggaggaagaagacctcTAGGGTCACGGCGCCCTTGATCTCCTTTACGCGGGTCCCGCTGGTCCTGTAGATAATGacggggacggctccacgtcaCGACCCTATTCATCACTGGCGCTATACGCGGGCGTCGTCAACCGGTCGTGGTGTTCCGTTCCATCCCGGTGGGCGGCATGGTTAGCAGATACCCCCATCGGAAGTCGTACggggattaggtagcatagcgccgacacgcccgacactgttggcgacgtgagtcctcaggtatggcccgtcgtggccaCGGGTCAGGTCAAGACGCGCCTAATCCCTttctggtgtcagaagtttgatcctgggttcgtactcttagacccgtagtggtcGGAGACGGTACGGAccccgtcgagcgaggcggaatcccccttcgaggggtctggcgaggtgAAGTCCacgcccgaggggtcgggcgagacggagctcgcgcccTCAGGGTCAGAcgtgacggagcccgcgccctcggggtcagatgtgacggagcccgcgcccgaggggtctggcgagacggagcctacgccctcagggtcgggcgtgAAAGAGCCCAcgccctcgaggtcgggcgacaCAGAGCCCGCAGCCTCGTGGTCGGGCAAGACCAAAATACGCTCTTGACTATCCGGGTGAGTTAGCGTTCGCGGCCATCAGCTTCCTTCTTtcaggtatccctaatactgatacttGACAGTAGTAGTGcagaagtcacatctcatatattcaattttagttctactaagtctaaaacctttggactctagAGTCTCCCGCTACAACttcagtttcctatttactcctacccgactttcatcaactaacACTGCattgtccgcgaaaagcatatacCAAGGGATATCACCTTGTATCcgccttgtgacctcatccatcaccaaGGCTAAGAGAGATAAGGGCTCAAGGCTGAACCTCGATGAAGTACTATTCTAATTGAGAAAGTCATACGTGTCtctatcacttgttcgaacactagtcacaacattgttgtacatgtccttaatgagtctAACATACTTCATTGGAATTTTATGTTTTGTCCAAAGCCCAACACTTGTCTTGTTAGGAAAATGGCTTCCATTGTTGATTTTTATGGAATGAACCCCAATTAGTTCATAGAGACCCACCTTATTCCTCTCAAgagatgctcgataactctctcccatagttcatagtatggctcatcaacttaagtcccctataattagtacaactttggatatctcccttgctcttgtagatcggtactaaTATACTTTTCCTCCACTCGTCAGACATCTTGTTGGACCGAAAAATATGGCTAAAAAACTTGGTTAGCCATAATATAACTATATCCCAAAGGCATCTCCATACCTCAATTGGGATACCATCTGGGTCCATCGTCTTACCCACTTTCATCATTTTCAATGCTTCTTTGACCTTGGATTCTTGGATCCTCCGCACAAAGatcctattggtgtcatcaaaagagtcatccatcTGAAATGTTGTGTCctcattctcaccattgaataatttgttaaagcatctcaagtttgatcaaatttgtaacaaaatattaacatttatgataacaaataagtatcattacattcttcgttaattatatttttatagtatacctatttgctGTCAtcaatttttgtatttttttctataattttggtcaaacttaaaatgtTTCGACTCTTTAAAAAAGTTGAAATGACTTATGATTTGGAATGCACGGAGTAGTTTAGTAGTTACTTCTTTCTATCTGGGTTATCCCGTGGATTTAATTCGAATGTTGACAACATGTAATTCCAGCTATCCCTTTCCAACAACTAAACTGCTATGCACTGTGCTAATAAAGATATTTCTGCTGCCACGTTccgcctgttcgcttgttggtttcagttagGGTTTATCAGCCAACTAACAGTGTTTTCCTtttacaacaaaccagcatcagccgaaCTTATCagttcagaaaccaaccagcgaacatgttcATTATAGTGTTGTGTGTTGCCTCTGGACCTTACTGTCCATAGCAAGCATCTACAGCCTCTTTACGTTGTTTGTTATGTGGGCCTATGTTACCAGCCCACTGCTATATATGCACTTTGTAGAACTCTTGAACTATCAGTTTGTATACCAGTCTTCCTGAGACTGGTATTTGTATCACATTTGGTCCCTATTTAAATGGAGGCGCTTCAGAGCTCTAGCGCGCgctcgcgctctctctctctctctctctctctctctctctctctctctctctctctgtataTATAGATTTTTCCCACACAAGCACAGATTGCGTATACATCCTCTACACATTCTGCGCCTGCGCTCGCCACTGAAGCCGTAATAGGAATTATAGGATACAGTGTATGGTCATCCTTTACAACGTTGATTCATGTTAAAAAGAAGAGCCTCTAATTTGTGTTGATTGATGGGTGAATGTGAATCTATTTCAGAATCAAGCCAGAGAAATCAATGGCAGGAGCCGAGGTCGTGGTGAATGCATGGAAAGAATGGGGTCTCCAATTGCTTGTGCTGCTCAGCTTCATGCTCCAGGTCACTCTCCTCATCTTGGCGGAGTTCCGCCGGTGCATCGACTCTGGCGTGCTAAGGGTCTTTGTTTGGTTAGCGTACATGCTGGCCGACGCGACGGCGATCTACGTGCTGGGCCATATGTCCGTGACCAGCAGGTCGCCGGAGCATGAGCTGATGGCGTTGTGGGCGCCGTTCCTGCTCCTTCACCACGGTGGGCAGGacaacatcaccgcctacgctgtCGAGGACAACCGGCTGTGGTTGCGCCACTTGCAGACGCTCGCCGTGCAGGTGGCGGCAGCTGCATATGTCATCTACCAATCTTCCATCCTTGGCCTGCGGTCTTTGCTCTGGCCGACCACAATCCTCGTGTTTGTGGTGGGCGTCCTCAAGTACGGGGAGAGAGTGTGGGCGCTGAGGTGCGCGGGTAGCACCCCAGCGGGCAACAATTACCGGTCTCTTGAAAGGTATGCAGTGTTTCGAAGATTCATTTTCAAAGACGTTGCAAGTTCAGAACGTCGGCGGGTAGCCACAAGTAGAGGTGTCCTGGATACGGAAGCCTTCCTACAGATAGCTCACGAACTGCTGGAAGTTCCCAAAGACTTGCTGTTAGAGGGTTCGTTACCCACTGAAGGTTCAAGCACAGATCTGAGTGCAGAGGAGCTATACAAGGTGGTCGAGATGCAGCTCTCGCTGATGCACGACGTGTTCTACACCAAGACGCCTGTGATGCACAGCTGGCATGGCCTCTGCATCCGCATAATTTCCCTGGTAGCCACCGTCGTTGCGTTAGTGCTGTTTCTCCTCCAATTATTGGGTGATCATCACAAGGAATTGTACAGCACATTAGATGTTGCTGTCACTTATGTCCTATTGGTTGGGGCCGTCATCCTGGAGATCACGTCAGTGCTGAGGGTCGTGTTCTCGAGCGGGACTTGCGTGCTCCTGGAAGGATGGAGTAGGCCGCGGATGCGGCGTGCTCCGCCCCTGCTGGTCCACAAGCAAAAAGGACGCAATATATGGCATCTGCTTGCCCGTGTAGTTTCCTCTCTCCGCCGGCTCGTCCATGCAGCAGAGTGGAGAAGAAGGTGCTGCTGGTCGCGCTCCTTGGGGCAGCACAACATGCTTAAGCTGTGCGCTCGCAGCAGCGCCAGCCGAAGCAGCAAGGTCGCGAGATGGATGGGAGTCGAGGACCCGTGGAACATGCTGGCATACTCGTGGTCCATCCCCATTTCCGCCTCCATCGAGCAGCTGTTGGTGAAGCAACTGCTCAAGAATGTAAGGCGGAACCCAGATGAGAAATGGAACCCAGATGAAATCATCATGGCACAGGGTCGAGAGGCGATGCAGAGGTGGGGGCTGTACGATGACCTGGACTGGGGTGTAGAGGAGAGCATACTCGTCTGGCACCTCGCCACCGACATCTACCTCTATTGGTACAAGGAGCAACAAAAAGGCACTGGTCGGCATCAGGACGACGCACAGGCTGATCTTTCCAAGGCGGTCGAGGCGCTCTCCAATTACATGCTTTTCCTCCTCGTAGCACGTCCCTACATGTTGCCTCCCTCCGCTGACCGCAATGCCTATGCCCAGATGTGCTATGCAATGCTGCCCCCAAAAGGAAAACGCAAGAATGATGCTCTGTCTGCTCTGGAATTCAAATCAGCCCAGGATCTGGCCAGCTCACTACGGCGCCTCGGGGACACATTGGGCACTGGATCACCTCCCATTACACTTCAACCTCCTATTGAAGTATTAGGCAGGTATGATGCAGCAACGTGGGAAACAGGAGCTGAACTTGGTG includes:
- the LOC136461754 gene encoding uncharacterized protein isoform X1, translating into MAAEARGALVFFFELKRSTRQSSMCSQDTEQAGSPMRNLQAQTRIKPEKSMAGAEVVVNAWKEWGLQLLVLLSFMLQVTLLILAEFRRCIDSGVLRVFVWLAYMLADATAIYVLGHMSVTSRSPEHELMALWAPFLLLHHGGQDNITAYAVEDNRLWLRHLQTLAVQVAAAAYVIYQSSILGLRSLLWPTTILVFVVGVLKYGERVWALRCAGSTPAGNNYRSLERYAVFRRFIFKDVASSERRRVATSRGVLDTEAFLQIAHELLEVPKDLLLEGSLPTEGSSTDLSAEELYKVVEMQLSLMHDVFYTKTPVMHSWHGLCIRIISLVATVVALVLFLLQLLGDHHKELYSTLDVAVTYVLLVGAVILEITSVLRVVFSSGTCVLLEGWSRPRMRRAPPLLVHKQKGRNIWHLLARVVSSLRRLVHAAEWRRRCCWSRSLGQHNMLKLCARSSASRSSKVARWMGVEDPWNMLAYSWSIPISASIEQLLVKQLLKNVRRNPDEKWNPDEIIMAQGREAMQRWGLYDDLDWGVEESILVWHLATDIYLYWYKEQQKGTGRHQDDAQADLSKAVEALSNYMLFLLVARPYMLPPSADRNAYAQMCYAMLPPKGKRKNDALSALEFKSAQDLASSLRRLGDTLGTGSPPITLQPPIEVLGRYDAATWETGAELGAKLIGEDRLVGKSTGDMLEMIVQVWLEMLLHVGYRCSAYSHAKQLSNGSELVTVAALLVKYVTQGMHSGA
- the LOC136461754 gene encoding uncharacterized protein isoform X2, encoding MAGAEVVVNAWKEWGLQLLVLLSFMLQVTLLILAEFRRCIDSGVLRVFVWLAYMLADATAIYVLGHMSVTSRSPEHELMALWAPFLLLHHGGQDNITAYAVEDNRLWLRHLQTLAVQVAAAAYVIYQSSILGLRSLLWPTTILVFVVGVLKYGERVWALRCAGSTPAGNNYRSLERYAVFRRFIFKDVASSERRRVATSRGVLDTEAFLQIAHELLEVPKDLLLEGSLPTEGSSTDLSAEELYKVVEMQLSLMHDVFYTKTPVMHSWHGLCIRIISLVATVVALVLFLLQLLGDHHKELYSTLDVAVTYVLLVGAVILEITSVLRVVFSSGTCVLLEGWSRPRMRRAPPLLVHKQKGRNIWHLLARVVSSLRRLVHAAEWRRRCCWSRSLGQHNMLKLCARSSASRSSKVARWMGVEDPWNMLAYSWSIPISASIEQLLVKQLLKNVRRNPDEKWNPDEIIMAQGREAMQRWGLYDDLDWGVEESILVWHLATDIYLYWYKEQQKGTGRHQDDAQADLSKAVEALSNYMLFLLVARPYMLPPSADRNAYAQMCYAMLPPKGKRKNDALSALEFKSAQDLASSLRRLGDTLGTGSPPITLQPPIEVLGRYDAATWETGAELGAKLIGEDRLVGKSTGDMLEMIVQVWLEMLLHVGYRCSAYSHAKQLSNGSELVTVAALLVKYVTQGMHSGA